In the genome of Cetobacterium ceti, one region contains:
- a CDS encoding glycosyltransferase family 9 protein, giving the protein MRKKLGYLIGKIFLDRKNKKTPKGKKVLINDCQKIGNYIFKTPLIKGLGEAGYEVYILGSKYTLEMARENPYIKDVIIDNSYRKKSTDIFRNIKTGFKYRNKFDYYIEMVGSIYLREIILMKLLNPRMIIGMKRKFGKILKMIDVVINPQKHIRENGIEVLKYFNIKEPNLNYDIHLNRDHKYSKLIKRKPLVLYNGTASTKSRSIEENVEKRLIEKLRKISWIDFRKIEREKSILDLCGLISQSDLLLTVDTGTSHIGSGFNIPIIIDRCDEQVYPKSSIVLEKDFNDENIDKYVEDILRSLYEIAI; this is encoded by the coding sequence ATGAGAAAAAAATTAGGATATTTAATTGGTAAAATATTTTTAGATAGAAAAAACAAAAAAACTCCAAAGGGTAAAAAAGTACTTATTAATGATTGTCAAAAAATAGGAAATTATATTTTTAAAACTCCTCTTATTAAAGGTTTAGGAGAAGCTGGATATGAAGTATATATTTTAGGAAGTAAATATACTTTGGAAATGGCTAGGGAAAATCCCTATATTAAAGATGTAATAATTGATAACTCCTATAGAAAAAAATCCACAGATATTTTTAGAAATATTAAAACTGGATTTAAATATAGAAATAAATTTGATTATTATATTGAAATGGTAGGAAGTATATATTTAAGAGAAATTATTCTTATGAAACTTTTAAACCCTAGAATGATTATCGGTATGAAAAGAAAATTTGGAAAAATATTAAAGATGATAGATGTAGTTATAAATCCTCAAAAACATATTAGAGAAAATGGTATTGAAGTTTTAAAATATTTTAATATTAAAGAACCTAATTTAAATTATGATATTCACCTTAATAGAGATCATAAGTATTCTAAATTAATAAAAAGAAAACCACTTGTTTTATATAATGGAACTGCTTCTACAAAATCAAGAAGTATAGAGGAAAATGTAGAGAAAAGGTTAATTGAAAAACTAAGAAAAATTTCATGGATAGATTTTAGAAAAATAGAAAGAGAAAAATCAATATTAGATTTATGTGGACTAATTTCCCAAAGTGATTTATTATTAACTGTAGATACAGGAACTTCCCATATAGGATCTGGATTTAATATTCCAATTATTATAGATAGATGTGATGAACAAGTTTATCCGAAGAGTTCTATAGTATTAGAAAAAGATTTTAATGATGAAAATATAGATAAATATGTGGAAGATATTTTAAGAAGCCTGTATGAGATAGCAATATAA